A single Micromonospora sp. CCTCC AA 2012012 DNA region contains:
- a CDS encoding ArsR/SmtB family transcription factor: MHDVGTVKSATSAISPLAGEPIDRADAERLAGVLKAFADPARLRLLSLIQSAPQGEASVTDLTAPLGLSQPTVSHHLRILTEAGLLERDKRGVWAYYRLVPSAIATIADLLTPPRKRATTKAR; the protein is encoded by the coding sequence ATGCATGACGTGGGAACCGTGAAGAGTGCTACGTCCGCCATCTCGCCCCTCGCCGGCGAGCCGATCGACCGCGCAGACGCCGAACGGCTCGCGGGAGTGCTCAAGGCGTTCGCCGATCCGGCCCGGCTGCGACTGCTCAGCCTGATCCAGTCCGCCCCGCAGGGCGAGGCGTCCGTCACTGACCTCACCGCGCCGCTCGGACTCTCCCAGCCGACCGTCAGCCACCACCTGCGGATCCTCACCGAGGCCGGCCTGCTCGAACGCGACAAGCGCGGCGTTTGGGCGTACTACCGCCTTGTGCCGTCCGCCATCGCCACGATCGCCGACCTGCTTACCCCACCCCGCAAGCGAGCAACGACAAAGGCCCGCTGA
- a CDS encoding ABC transporter ATP-binding protein → MIEVGDLAKHFRVHRRDPGLRASMRSLIRRDHVTVRAVEQVSFTIGEGEVVGFLGPNGAGKTTTLKCLTGLLHPTSGEVRVLGHIPQRREPAFLRRISLVMGQRNSLFWDLPAADAFEVNRAMYGLAEGPYHSALDELVHLLDLEPLLAKQVRVLSLGERMRCELAAALLHRPDVLLLDEPTLGLDVNGQAAIRAFVREYTDRNGATVLLTSHYMGDVTALASRVLVIDGGTLRFDGDLAALVEAHSPHRLLRITLREPVPVSTWVDFGTVTEIDGAMVTLQVPRAETAAVAARLLAALTVDDVGIEDPPVEDIIRAVFTHA, encoded by the coding sequence ATGATCGAGGTAGGCGATCTGGCCAAGCACTTCCGGGTGCATCGGCGTGATCCGGGTCTGCGGGCTTCGATGCGCTCCCTCATCCGCCGCGACCACGTCACCGTACGCGCGGTGGAGCAGGTCAGCTTCACCATCGGTGAGGGCGAGGTGGTCGGCTTCCTGGGCCCCAACGGCGCCGGGAAGACCACCACGCTCAAGTGCCTCACCGGCCTGCTGCATCCGACCTCCGGCGAGGTACGCGTGCTCGGACACATCCCGCAGCGCCGGGAGCCCGCCTTCCTGCGCCGGATCTCGTTGGTGATGGGGCAGCGCAACTCGCTGTTCTGGGACCTGCCCGCAGCCGACGCCTTTGAGGTCAACCGGGCCATGTACGGCCTGGCTGAAGGCCCGTACCACTCGGCGCTCGACGAGCTGGTCCATCTACTCGACCTGGAGCCGTTGCTGGCCAAACAGGTCCGCGTGCTCAGCCTCGGCGAGCGGATGCGGTGCGAGCTGGCCGCCGCGTTGCTGCACAGGCCCGACGTGCTCCTGCTCGACGAGCCGACCCTGGGGTTGGACGTCAACGGGCAGGCCGCCATCCGGGCGTTCGTCCGCGAGTACACGGACCGCAACGGTGCGACGGTGCTGCTCACCAGCCACTACATGGGTGACGTGACAGCACTGGCGAGCCGGGTCCTGGTCATCGACGGTGGAACCCTGCGCTTCGACGGTGACCTCGCGGCACTGGTCGAGGCGCACTCGCCGCACCGGTTGCTGCGGATCACCCTCCGCGAACCCGTGCCGGTGTCGACCTGGGTCGACTTCGGGACGGTGACCGAGATCGACGGCGCGATGGTGACCCTGCAGGTACCCAGGGCAGAGACGGCCGCCGTCGCCGCCCGGCTGCTCGCCGCCCTCACCGTCGACGACGTCGGCATCGAGGACCCGCCGGTCGAGGACATCATCCGAGCGGTCTTCACCCATGCGTGA
- a CDS encoding ABC transporter permease, with protein MNGLTAQARIIGICWRAAIAAELEYRVNFLATLAVSTFWLLWAAAGASVYFRFTGTVAGWTHAEVLVVIGLFFALNGLRQTVLQPNLDQITEYVRRGTLDFLLTKPFDAQLLVSLRRLAVGNLLDLLLGLGLAGVGVALSGHGPSLGALAAFLVLLLAAMGLLYAMTVLLMALAMVTMAGEELAGISFGVVELARFPVQLYRNPMQTVLTVVPVAFLTTYPAQALLGRLDTRSLLVAPVLAGGALVLARLAWLRALRGYTGASA; from the coding sequence ATGAACGGCCTGACGGCGCAGGCACGCATCATCGGCATCTGCTGGCGGGCCGCGATAGCCGCCGAGCTGGAATACCGGGTCAACTTCCTCGCCACCCTCGCGGTCAGCACCTTCTGGCTGCTCTGGGCAGCCGCTGGCGCGTCCGTGTACTTCCGGTTCACCGGCACGGTCGCCGGCTGGACCCACGCGGAGGTGCTCGTCGTCATCGGCCTGTTCTTCGCCCTCAACGGCCTGCGCCAGACCGTGCTGCAACCCAACCTCGACCAGATCACCGAGTACGTGCGCCGCGGCACCCTCGACTTCCTGCTCACCAAACCCTTCGACGCGCAGCTGCTGGTCAGCCTGCGACGACTGGCCGTCGGCAACCTGCTCGACCTGCTGCTCGGGCTCGGTCTGGCCGGCGTGGGCGTCGCACTCTCCGGGCACGGACCGTCGCTGGGCGCGCTGGCGGCGTTTTTGGTCCTGCTCCTCGCCGCCATGGGACTGCTCTACGCGATGACCGTCCTGCTGATGGCCCTCGCCATGGTCACCATGGCCGGCGAGGAGCTGGCCGGCATCTCGTTCGGCGTGGTGGAGCTGGCCCGCTTTCCGGTACAGCTCTACCGCAACCCGATGCAAACCGTGCTCACCGTGGTACCCGTGGCGTTCCTGACCACGTACCCCGCGCAGGCGCTTCTCGGCCGACTCGACACCCGGTCGCTGCTCGTCGCGCCGGTTCTCGCCGGCGGGGCGCTGGTGCTGGCCCGACTGGCGTGGCTGCGGGCGTTACGGGGATACACCGGCGCCAGCGCCTAG
- a CDS encoding ABC transporter permease, with product MRDVLAAYPPLVRSAALVALTYRTRLALWVLAGSFPLLTMAVWLTVVAEGGPPAGWSTGDFLSYYAAALVLWNLSGQHVVWEWDSDLRSGDLSVRLLRPIHPFHQYVTSDLGHRLLFLVTLLPALALAALLVPGLDYPTSPVRLVAVAAAGVLAYALGIMMASTFALLGFWSTQVRNVWMLWWGLGSFASGWVAPLPLMPHWLRTAALMLPFRSTMGFPAELATGRLDAAHAGYGFAVGLTWLLAFALLYRVGWRRGIRRYQAVAG from the coding sequence ATGCGTGACGTGCTGGCCGCCTACCCACCGCTCGTGCGCAGCGCCGCCCTGGTGGCGCTGACCTACCGCACTCGACTGGCGCTCTGGGTGCTCGCCGGCTCGTTCCCGCTGCTCACCATGGCGGTCTGGCTCACCGTCGTCGCCGAGGGCGGCCCGCCGGCCGGCTGGAGCACCGGCGACTTCCTCTCCTACTACGCCGCCGCCCTGGTGCTGTGGAACCTCTCCGGCCAGCACGTCGTCTGGGAGTGGGACAGCGACCTGCGCAGCGGCGACCTGTCGGTGCGCCTGCTGCGGCCGATACACCCTTTCCACCAGTACGTCACCAGCGACCTCGGCCACCGGCTGCTGTTCCTGGTCACGCTCCTGCCCGCACTGGCACTAGCCGCGCTGCTGGTGCCCGGCCTCGACTACCCGACCAGCCCTGTCCGCCTTGTCGCGGTGGCCGCCGCCGGCGTCCTCGCCTACGCGCTCGGGATCATGATGGCCTCCACCTTCGCGCTCCTCGGCTTCTGGAGCACCCAGGTCCGCAACGTGTGGATGCTGTGGTGGGGTCTCGGCTCGTTCGCCTCCGGCTGGGTGGCGCCGCTGCCCCTGATGCCCCACTGGCTGCGCACGGCAGCCCTCATGTTGCCGTTCCGCTCGACCATGGGCTTTCCCGCCGAACTGGCCACCGGCCGCCTCGACGCGGCGCACGCCGGCTACGGCTTCGCCGTCGGCCTCACCTGGCTGCTCGCGTTCGCGCTGCTCTACCGGGTCGGCTGGCGGCGAGGCATCCGCCGCTACCAGGCGGTCGCCGGATGA
- a CDS encoding helix-turn-helix domain-containing protein, whose protein sequence is MKAALLASKDLRPTERLIMVAIAAHTNRDGDAWPSVATIADYAGVSVRTVQRTLAKLVHLGRLAVRQVATLATRIYRLLSGHPGTSGGDSQRGGVTNDATRGDTQGLSPEAEEDHKKLRSNRTVPAGQRLPWRKRLPQQTFSVSRAATRPAAPLVGRTADQCPHHRGSLAANCGPCRSELLAGDIR, encoded by the coding sequence AACGGCTCATCATGGTCGCCATCGCCGCGCACACCAACCGCGATGGAGACGCCTGGCCGTCCGTCGCCACGATCGCCGACTACGCCGGCGTCTCGGTTCGCACCGTGCAACGCACCCTGGCAAAACTGGTGCACCTCGGCCGGCTGGCCGTCCGTCAGGTCGCCACCCTAGCCACCCGGATCTACCGTCTCCTGAGCGGGCATCCGGGTACGTCAGGGGGTGACAGCCAGCGCGGCGGGGTGACAAACGACGCCACCAGGGGTGACACCCAGGGGCTGTCACCCGAAGCAGAGGAAGACCACAAGAAGCTCCGCAGCAACCGCACGGTGCCGGCCGGGCAACGGCTTCCCTGGAGAAAGCGTCTACCGCAGCAGACCTTCTCAGTGAGCCGAGCAGCAACACGCCCAGCGGCGCCCTTGGTCGGTCGCACGGCTGACCAGTGCCCTCACCACCGTGGCAGCCTAGCCGCCAATTGCGGGCCCTGCCGATCCGAACTGCTGGCAGGGGACATCCGGTAA